One Natranaerovirga hydrolytica genomic region harbors:
- a CDS encoding S8 family serine peptidase, with amino-acid sequence MDRYNWINMATQFLSPSFNYTVTIPSTSITPITVGAYNHLDNSLYISSGRGPTRDGRIKPEMIAPGVNILGPIPNNQYTRRTGTSIAAAHLAGGTALILEWGIELGNDINMNTQTVKNVLIRGANRIATLDYPNNDWGFGTLNLINSFEILRGSEFEI; translated from the coding sequence TTGGATCGATATAATTGGATTAATATGGCCACACAATTTTTAAGCCCCAGTTTTAACTATACAGTTACCATACCCAGTACATCCATTACACCTATAACCGTTGGCGCTTATAATCATTTAGACAATAGCCTGTATATTTCTTCAGGGAGAGGTCCAACAAGAGATGGACGTATTAAACCAGAAATGATTGCCCCAGGTGTAAATATTCTAGGTCCAATACCCAATAATCAATATACTCGCAGAACAGGTACGTCTATTGCTGCCGCTCATTTAGCAGGCGGTACAGCTTTGATATTAGAATGGGGAATTGAATTAGGTAATGATATTAACATGAACACTCAAACGGTTAAAAATGTATTAATACGAGGCGCTAATCGAATCGCTACATTAGACTACCCAAATAATGACTGGGGTTTTGGAACCCTTAATTTAATCAATTCCTTTGAGATACTTAGGGGGAGTGAGTTTGAAATATAA
- a CDS encoding S8 family peptidase: MAENAINCKEIILSNAYIDLIVAYEGDLGGAISAYNPLCYQIINDRYAVFHLERTDGIELELVEFPMQPRLLGPYGINSLDESGILPLHTHPYLPLTGQDIIIGIVDSGIDYTHPVFLYEDNTTKILSIWDQTIQEGQPPSNFQYGTEYTREVINEALNQEDPFEIVPSIDETGHGTFNAGVAAGRFIAEEQFIGAAPDAEIIMVKLKPGKEYLRDIYLVDEEAIVYQDNDIMLGINYLMEQAVFYDKPLVILVGLGNNQGSHDGTSVLEEYLNGIALTTGYSVVIAAGNESDLGHHYLGLFPEGEIYQDVEINIAPNERGINGQIWVQSPDVYSIGIISPTGEAVSRVSPRIRVTEEFEFILERSELYIEYQLIEEKSGDQLILIRIKDPTAGIWTVRVYGDIVVSGRYNF, from the coding sequence ATGGCAGAAAATGCAATCAATTGTAAAGAAATTATATTATCTAATGCTTATATAGATTTAATTGTAGCATATGAAGGAGATTTAGGTGGCGCAATTAGTGCGTACAATCCTTTGTGTTATCAAATTATTAATGATCGATATGCAGTATTTCATTTAGAGAGAACGGATGGTATTGAATTAGAACTTGTAGAATTTCCAATGCAACCAAGATTATTAGGGCCTTATGGCATCAATAGTTTAGATGAATCAGGAATCTTACCGCTGCATACCCATCCTTATTTGCCATTAACAGGTCAAGATATTATTATTGGCATTGTAGATTCAGGAATTGATTATACCCATCCTGTTTTTTTATATGAAGACAATACCACAAAGATACTTTCTATATGGGATCAAACCATTCAAGAGGGCCAACCGCCTTCAAACTTTCAATATGGAACAGAATATACAAGGGAAGTTATTAATGAAGCATTAAATCAAGAGGATCCTTTTGAAATCGTTCCGTCAATAGATGAGACAGGACATGGGACTTTTAATGCGGGCGTAGCAGCAGGTCGTTTTATTGCAGAAGAACAGTTTATAGGCGCAGCTCCAGATGCAGAGATCATAATGGTGAAATTAAAGCCTGGAAAAGAGTATTTAAGAGATATTTATTTAGTAGATGAAGAAGCCATTGTCTATCAAGATAACGATATAATGCTTGGAATCAATTACTTAATGGAACAAGCCGTTTTTTATGATAAACCATTGGTTATATTAGTAGGGTTAGGTAACAATCAAGGCTCACATGATGGTACATCTGTATTAGAAGAATATTTAAATGGTATTGCTTTAACTACAGGTTATAGTGTTGTGATTGCTGCTGGAAATGAAAGCGATTTAGGGCACCATTACTTAGGGCTTTTTCCAGAAGGAGAAATTTATCAGGATGTAGAAATAAACATTGCACCAAATGAAAGAGGCATTAACGGACAAATCTGGGTGCAATCTCCGGACGTTTATTCTATAGGGATTATATCTCCAACAGGAGAAGCTGTATCAAGGGTATCACCAAGAATTAGAGTAACCGAAGAATTTGAATTTATATTAGAACGAAGTGAGCTTTATATTGAATACCAATTAATCGAAGAAAAATCAGGGGATCAATTAATCTTAATAAGAATTAAAGATCCAACAGCAGGTATATGGACTGTTAGAGTATATGGGGATATCGTGGTTTCAGGGAGATATAACTTTTAG
- a CDS encoding S8 family peptidase, producing the protein MDTNNNQIDELTCRDAIMSEDFVDYIVQYEANIMAAVENYNAFCFQIIDEKFAILHTPIEEAVIEREETIVNVLPRLFGPYGIRSIDASGILPFHEQPYLPLRGEGILIGFVDSGIDYRQPAFVNDDNTSKILSIWDQTIQEGDPPLNFQYGTEYTQLEINEALNSENPLDVVPSIDETGHGTFMAGIAAGREIPTEQFVGAAPDAEVIMVKLKPGKQYLRELYLINEGAIVYQDTDVIRGVQYIIQQASIHNRPVVICLGIGSNQGAHDGTSITEEILDDIGNVFGYTIVVPAGNEANLGHHNMSRYDLGDPYEEIEVRVAPNEQGVGLQIWAQSPDVYSVAIISPTGEFISRLPPRLGSRDQIDLLLERTTITIEYLLIEQRTGDQLILVALVEPTEGIWTIRIYGDIVVVGTYHIWLEREGWIYPSTQFLTSTPSMTVTIPSTGVVPITVGAYNHVDNSLYIGSGRGPTRDNRIKPELVAPGVNVLGPLPNNEFGRMTGTSVASAHVAGAAALLLEWGILLGNNPNMNTRTIKKTLVRGATRREQFDYPNNRWGYGTLNLLNSFEIIRGTRFD; encoded by the coding sequence GTGGATACTAATAACAATCAAATAGATGAGTTGACGTGTAGAGATGCTATTATGTCAGAGGATTTTGTAGACTACATAGTTCAATATGAGGCAAACATTATGGCAGCTGTCGAAAACTATAATGCCTTTTGCTTCCAAATAATAGATGAAAAATTTGCCATATTACATACACCAATTGAAGAAGCAGTTATTGAGCGTGAAGAAACAATAGTTAACGTTTTGCCTAGGTTGTTTGGGCCATATGGTATAAGAAGTATTGATGCATCAGGCATCCTACCGTTTCATGAACAACCTTATTTGCCGTTAAGAGGAGAAGGCATTCTAATTGGTTTTGTAGATTCTGGAATAGATTATAGGCAACCTGCTTTTGTAAACGATGACAATACATCAAAAATATTATCCATATGGGACCAAACCATTCAAGAAGGTGATCCCCCATTAAATTTTCAATATGGAACAGAATATACACAATTGGAAATTAATGAAGCTTTAAACAGTGAGAATCCATTAGATGTGGTTCCTTCTATAGATGAAACTGGACACGGTACTTTTATGGCTGGCATTGCAGCTGGAAGAGAAATACCCACAGAACAATTTGTTGGAGCAGCACCAGATGCAGAGGTTATTATGGTGAAACTTAAACCAGGTAAACAATACTTAAGAGAGTTATATCTAATCAATGAAGGGGCTATTGTTTATCAAGATACAGATGTTATACGTGGTGTACAATACATCATTCAACAAGCTTCAATACATAATAGACCAGTGGTAATTTGCTTGGGTATAGGAAGCAATCAAGGTGCCCATGATGGTACTTCTATTACAGAAGAAATTTTAGATGATATAGGCAATGTGTTTGGTTATACCATTGTTGTGCCTGCAGGCAATGAAGCCAATTTAGGACATCACAATATGAGTCGTTATGACTTAGGGGACCCTTATGAAGAAATTGAGGTCAGAGTTGCGCCAAATGAACAAGGTGTTGGTTTACAAATATGGGCACAATCACCCGATGTTTATTCAGTAGCCATTATTTCACCAACAGGTGAATTTATCTCTCGATTGCCTCCTAGATTAGGTAGTAGAGACCAAATTGACTTGCTATTAGAAAGAACAACCATCACCATTGAGTATTTGTTAATTGAACAAAGAACAGGAGATCAATTGATATTAGTTGCCCTAGTAGAGCCAACAGAAGGGATTTGGACCATAAGAATTTATGGTGATATTGTCGTAGTAGGTACCTATCATATTTGGTTGGAAAGGGAAGGTTGGATCTATCCTTCAACCCAATTTTTAACTTCAACTCCTTCTATGACTGTGACAATTCCTAGTACAGGAGTGGTACCTATAACCGTGGGTGCGTATAATCATGTTGACAATAGTTTATACATAGGTTCTGGTCGAGGCCCAACAAGAGATAATCGAATTAAACCTGAACTTGTAGCCCCAGGTGTTAATGTATTAGGTCCTTTGCCTAACAATGAGTTTGGAAGAATGACAGGAACTTCTGTGGCTTCGGCCCATGTTGCAGGAGCAGCAGCTTTATTGTTGGAATGGGGTATCCTTTTAGGCAATAATCCCAATATGAATACCCGAACGATTAAAAAGACATTAGTCAGAGGGGCTACAAGAAGAGAGCAATTTGACTATCCAAATAATAGATGGGGATATGGTACTTTAAACTTATTAAATTCATTTGAAATCATAAGAGGGACCCGATTTGATTAA
- a CDS encoding S8 family peptidase, which translates to MEDRTLSLEEVILSEEYADIIVPYLGDINFFLEQFDTNYYQIIDNVYAILHIPLEQYFEILLTFAIIDLNAIITLFGPSSIEAIDSAGILSMHNHPYLPLRGNDVLIGFVDSGIDYLHPAFIYEDATTKILSIWDQTITEGQAPEGFNYGTEYTSEDINKAIQSDNPLESVPSVDDTGHGTFLAGIAAGRYIREEDFAGAAPDAEIVMVKLKRAKQYVADRALIQENAVVYQNTDIIQGLEYLVNKATAENKPLVICVALSTNFAAHDGSFVLEEILAKIADNIGIAVVIAAGNEANLGHHYEGNFPEGAIYQDVEINVAENEKGLLAQLWVTSPDIYSVGVLSPTGDFLSRFAPRLGQRGLHQFILEPTFIYIEYHLIEERSGDQLIFLRIADPTPGIWTIRVYGDVVVSRRYNIWIDREGWINPRTQFLNPSSNTTVVIPGTHRVPITVGAYDYLTDTLFIGSGRGPTRDLRIKPDLVAPGVNVLGPVPNNQFVTQTGTSIAAAYTAGAAALLLEWGIVLGNDLNASTKTIKKTLIRGAIRNPNIEYPNNEWGYGILNVVNSFEVLRDRFL; encoded by the coding sequence GTGGAAGATAGAACTTTAAGTCTTGAAGAAGTTATACTATCAGAGGAGTATGCAGATATTATTGTACCCTATTTAGGGGATATCAATTTTTTTCTAGAACAATTTGATACAAATTATTACCAAATCATAGATAATGTTTATGCCATATTGCATATACCGTTAGAACAATATTTTGAAATATTATTAACTTTTGCCATAATAGATTTAAATGCAATTATAACACTTTTTGGACCGTCTAGTATAGAAGCTATTGATTCTGCTGGAATTCTCTCGATGCATAATCATCCATATTTGCCTCTGAGAGGGAATGATGTATTGATTGGATTTGTAGACTCAGGAATTGATTATCTTCATCCTGCTTTTATATATGAAGATGCTACGACCAAAATTTTATCTATATGGGATCAAACCATTACAGAAGGTCAAGCACCTGAGGGTTTTAATTATGGTACAGAATATACAAGTGAAGACATTAATAAAGCCATACAAAGTGATAATCCTTTAGAAAGCGTACCATCAGTAGACGATACGGGACATGGAACTTTTCTTGCAGGAATTGCAGCGGGAAGGTATATTAGGGAAGAGGATTTTGCAGGGGCAGCCCCCGATGCAGAAATTGTTATGGTGAAATTAAAAAGAGCAAAACAATATGTAGCAGACAGAGCCCTTATACAAGAAAATGCTGTTGTGTATCAGAATACAGATATTATTCAGGGTTTGGAATACTTAGTAAATAAAGCAACAGCTGAAAATAAACCCTTAGTGATATGTGTGGCACTAAGCACGAATTTTGCTGCCCATGATGGTAGTTTTGTATTAGAAGAAATATTAGCAAAAATAGCGGATAATATAGGTATAGCTGTGGTAATTGCTGCAGGTAACGAAGCCAATTTAGGTCATCACTATGAAGGGAATTTTCCAGAAGGTGCAATCTATCAAGATGTAGAGATTAATGTAGCAGAAAATGAAAAAGGTTTATTGGCACAACTATGGGTCACATCACCAGATATATATTCGGTGGGGGTATTATCTCCAACAGGAGATTTTTTATCGCGCTTTGCCCCTAGATTGGGGCAAAGAGGGCTTCATCAGTTTATTTTAGAGCCAACATTTATATACATTGAATATCATCTCATTGAAGAACGATCAGGTGATCAATTAATTTTTTTAAGAATTGCAGACCCTACACCAGGAATATGGACCATTAGAGTATATGGAGATGTGGTAGTTTCTCGTCGATACAATATATGGATAGATAGGGAAGGGTGGATTAATCCACGGACTCAATTTTTAAATCCCAGTAGCAATACAACAGTGGTTATACCAGGTACCCATAGAGTACCTATAACCGTTGGTGCCTACGATTATTTGACAGATACTCTATTTATAGGCTCTGGAAGAGGACCAACAAGAGATTTAAGAATCAAACCAGATTTAGTAGCGCCAGGTGTTAATGTCTTAGGGCCAGTACCCAATAATCAATTTGTAACTCAGACAGGTACTTCTATAGCAGCGGCTTATACAGCAGGTGCAGCGGCTTTGTTATTAGAATGGGGAATTGTATTGGGTAATGATCTTAATGCCAGTACAAAGACCATAAAAAAAACATTAATAAGAGGAGCCATTAGAAATCCGAACATAGAATATCCAAACAATGAATGGGGTTATGGTATCTTAAATGTGGTCAATTCCTTTGAAGTTTTAAGAGATAGGTTTTTATAA
- a CDS encoding pectate lyase — MDHKKRALNVITEYLDNVLKYGRDQYNHPKTPLFADGINIKTKEQMTWQKHSNHKIVMSNLANQQNLFRLLYASSLVLEDDQYVNAAKEALQYHFNHLVDESGLMQWGGHRLINLETLQIDGPENKHYLHEFKHHFPFYELMNAVNPKATENFISAFWNAHISNWSTLEFNRHGDYGLEPQDVWNKSFEDPEPFQPAKGLTFINAGNDLIYSAGMLYKFTKNEAVLKWAKRLIGMYVKARHPKTSLGVYQYTQNIKQYEPPTDESDPTFTYSFYGDRAKRQFGKEFGDVALEGNVIFERHAKAIYIRNVLVQLELAEQIKDKEILDWTIKGLKSFYQYGYNKHTNQLKPMFADGTDLTDYKIKRKGYYGEKGYVIKSYWTGLDFLYSLVKGYSVSKDDDLWQYIQSIMQHNQLAKVGNHIDDEVILFDDIESTDVNGLFSAIELYKATKNKAYIQMAETMAQNIMNEKFKDGFFVEKDTINASFDAVEPLAILSLESIKANMNVDMPQYLNSEARLHGKYVFDNGLEKNIYSNDLYNKPLGSDSNYKK, encoded by the coding sequence ATGGATCATAAAAAAAGAGCTCTTAATGTTATAACAGAATACTTAGACAATGTTTTGAAATATGGTAGGGATCAGTATAATCATCCTAAAACACCTTTGTTTGCCGATGGTATCAATATAAAAACAAAAGAACAAATGACTTGGCAAAAGCATTCAAATCATAAGATTGTAATGTCTAACTTAGCCAATCAGCAAAATTTATTTAGATTACTATATGCTAGCAGTTTGGTTTTAGAAGACGATCAATATGTAAATGCTGCTAAGGAAGCTCTACAATACCATTTTAACCATTTAGTAGATGAAAGTGGGTTAATGCAATGGGGTGGTCATCGACTCATTAATCTTGAAACATTACAAATAGATGGACCGGAAAACAAACATTATCTTCATGAATTTAAACATCACTTTCCATTTTATGAATTAATGAATGCAGTTAATCCCAAAGCAACTGAAAATTTCATTTCAGCATTTTGGAATGCACACATTTCCAATTGGTCAACTTTAGAATTCAATAGACACGGTGATTATGGACTAGAACCTCAAGATGTATGGAACAAATCATTTGAAGATCCTGAACCTTTTCAACCCGCTAAAGGTCTAACTTTTATTAATGCAGGAAATGATTTGATTTATAGTGCGGGTATGTTATATAAATTTACAAAAAATGAAGCCGTTTTAAAATGGGCAAAAAGACTTATTGGAATGTATGTGAAAGCAAGACATCCCAAAACTTCTTTAGGCGTTTATCAATACACACAAAATATTAAACAGTATGAACCGCCAACAGATGAAAGTGATCCAACTTTTACCTATTCATTTTACGGTGACAGAGCAAAACGACAGTTTGGAAAAGAGTTTGGTGATGTTGCATTAGAAGGCAATGTGATCTTTGAAAGGCATGCTAAAGCAATCTATATTAGAAATGTCTTGGTACAATTAGAATTAGCAGAACAAATTAAGGATAAAGAAATACTAGATTGGACCATTAAAGGCTTAAAATCATTTTATCAATATGGCTATAATAAGCATACTAATCAATTGAAACCCATGTTTGCAGATGGTACAGATCTAACAGATTATAAAATTAAAAGAAAAGGTTATTATGGAGAAAAAGGCTATGTTATTAAAAGTTACTGGACTGGATTAGACTTCTTGTATAGCCTAGTTAAAGGTTACAGTGTTTCAAAAGATGATGATTTATGGCAATATATTCAGAGTATAATGCAGCATAATCAGTTAGCTAAGGTAGGCAATCATATTGATGATGAGGTAATCCTATTTGATGATATTGAATCAACAGATGTTAACGGATTGTTTTCAGCAATTGAATTATACAAAGCAACAAAAAATAAAGCATATATACAAATGGCTGAGACAATGGCTCAAAATATTATGAATGAAAAATTTAAAGACGGTTTTTTTGTAGAAAAGGATACAATAAACGCATCTTTCGACGCTGTAGAGCCTTTAGCCATCTTATCTCTTGAAAGTATTAAAGCAAATATGAACGTAGATATGCCACAGTATTTAAATAGTGAAGCAAGGCTCCATGGAAAATATGTATTTGATAACGGATTAGAAAAAAATATCTATTCAAATGATTTATATAACAAACCCTTAGGAAGTGATTCGAATTATAAAAAATAA
- a CDS encoding sensor domain-containing protein: protein MSEITKHHKKDDQIKVLYKLMEKHTEGILISDFDEQIIWCNSGFLKLIGYNKDEVIGKAIKDFLQFNKGALAEKIDDQKDYQEEIIIKNKEGQEINILIKVFNVLDDKKRISYLAAVCTDITEVKIQEGKIYELAYTDTVTTLFNRDYFVEKITYEIKQAKSKNEKIGVIFFDLDNFKSINDTLGHKIGDKVLKLFGDELKKLVKENDIIARLGGDEFVCLLTNINDEKDVLEVVHNINYIFKNPVIIDHKEFYISSSIGISIFPDDTTNAYELMNNADIALYKAKNEKEKTMIRFTRQMKEELDEQFTLSNHLRKAIKKEELSVHYQPIVNIDNEEIISAEALLRWNHSQYGYISPTKFIPIAEANGLINEIGEWVLNEVCKQNKKWQEQGFKKIPIAVNISVKQLEEKDFAQKVFSILDTYKLDAQYLELEITESISINNLNNILSELQKLKDKGIKISIDDFGTGYSSLGKLKKLSINKLKIDRSFINDLNGEDENELVTAIIAMANSLGLNIIAEGIETENQLKFLQNKKCIFGQGYLFSKPLIQEEFEKFL from the coding sequence ATGAGTGAAATAACAAAACATCATAAAAAGGATGATCAGATTAAAGTATTATACAAATTAATGGAAAAACATACAGAGGGTATACTTATATCTGATTTTGATGAACAGATTATATGGTGTAATTCTGGCTTTCTTAAATTAATAGGGTATAATAAAGATGAAGTAATAGGTAAGGCCATAAAAGATTTTTTGCAATTTAATAAAGGGGCATTGGCTGAAAAAATAGATGATCAAAAAGACTATCAAGAAGAAATTATAATAAAAAATAAAGAAGGACAAGAAATTAACATCTTAATAAAAGTTTTTAATGTCTTAGATGATAAAAAAAGAATTTCTTACTTAGCAGCAGTATGTACCGATATAACCGAGGTTAAAATACAAGAAGGAAAAATATATGAATTAGCCTATACAGATACAGTTACAACACTATTTAATAGAGACTATTTTGTAGAAAAAATTACTTATGAAATTAAGCAAGCAAAAAGTAAAAATGAAAAGATTGGTGTTATATTTTTTGACTTAGATAATTTCAAGAGTATTAATGACACATTAGGGCATAAAATAGGTGATAAGGTTTTAAAACTATTTGGAGATGAATTGAAAAAGTTGGTTAAAGAAAATGACATTATCGCTCGATTAGGTGGAGATGAATTTGTTTGTTTGCTAACCAACATTAACGATGAAAAAGATGTTTTAGAAGTGGTGCATAACATTAACTATATCTTTAAAAATCCGGTTATTATTGATCATAAAGAGTTCTACATATCCAGCTCAATTGGTATCTCTATTTTTCCAGATGATACGACAAATGCCTATGAGTTAATGAATAATGCAGATATTGCATTATATAAAGCTAAAAATGAAAAAGAAAAGACGATGATACGTTTTACAAGGCAGATGAAAGAAGAATTAGATGAACAGTTTACCTTATCTAATCATCTAAGAAAAGCTATAAAAAAAGAAGAATTATCTGTTCATTATCAACCCATTGTTAATATAGATAATGAAGAAATCATTAGTGCAGAAGCGCTTTTAAGGTGGAATCACTCTCAATACGGTTATATTTCACCAACAAAGTTTATTCCAATTGCAGAAGCCAATGGACTTATTAATGAAATTGGCGAATGGGTTTTAAATGAAGTGTGTAAACAAAATAAAAAATGGCAAGAACAAGGCTTTAAAAAAATACCTATAGCCGTTAATATATCAGTAAAGCAACTAGAAGAAAAAGATTTTGCCCAAAAGGTTTTTAGTATTTTGGACACATATAAATTGGACGCTCAATATTTAGAGCTTGAAATAACAGAGAGTATTTCTATCAATAACTTGAATAATATACTGTCTGAACTTCAAAAGCTTAAAGATAAAGGCATTAAAATCTCAATAGATGACTTTGGAACAGGGTATTCATCTTTAGGGAAATTAAAAAAGCTATCCATTAATAAATTAAAAATAGATCGTTCGTTTATTAATGACTTAAATGGTGAAGATGAAAATGAGTTGGTTACAGCTATTATTGCTATGGCAAATAGTTTAGGACTGAATATCATAGCAGAAGGTATAGAAACAGAAAACCAATTAAAGTTTTTACAAAATAAAAAATGTATATTTGGACAAGGGTATTTATTTAGCAAACCTTTGATACAAGAAGAATTTGAAAAGTTCTTATAG
- a CDS encoding sensor histidine kinase, with amino-acid sequence MKKKNNSHQKQNPFFSIVQSVFNSISTEISRRKESVVSNLRFSISLRISLTYFRFLLTSLVAIIVIYSLALMVIVFPILHRDDKILANEVINTFEEGSMSQQWLNQLKRVTQKDIYVAIDEVMYTTSEALNLANRNRIYYDRTNNELFYIHFINENNTIIVAHSLNDKLRYLRNIILFVAILEILRMIKILLKGNKAHKKVLKPIKDITETAEIISAQNLGERINVVGTKNELKDLAKTINIMMDRIESSYNSQQEFVSDASHELRTPIAVIQGYANLLNRWGKKDKDVLEESILAIKNETDHMQDLVEKLLFLARHDKKTLKLDKSFFELKPMLEEMIKETKMLTQNHSIESTIDCTPIIYGDKQGIKQAIRVFVDNAIKYTQEDGKIMINCTRVKEECIIEIVDNGVGISKKDLKKVFNRFYRVDASRKINKTGHGLGLAIARLIIVGHNGKIKVKSKLGEGSTFSIHLKVEKWT; translated from the coding sequence ATGAAGAAAAAGAATAATAGCCACCAAAAACAAAATCCATTTTTTTCTATTGTGCAAAGTGTATTTAATTCAATTAGTACAGAAATTAGCCGCAGAAAAGAAAGTGTTGTGAGCAACTTAAGATTCTCTATTAGCTTAAGGATATCACTAACCTACTTTCGTTTTTTATTAACTTCATTAGTGGCTATTATTGTCATCTATTCCTTGGCTTTAATGGTGATCGTTTTCCCTATTCTTCATAGAGATGATAAGATTCTAGCCAATGAAGTGATCAACACCTTTGAAGAAGGGAGCATGTCACAACAGTGGCTCAATCAATTAAAGCGTGTCACTCAAAAAGACATTTATGTAGCCATTGATGAAGTGATGTATACCACATCAGAGGCACTAAACTTGGCGAATCGAAATCGAATTTACTATGATAGAACGAACAATGAATTGTTTTATATCCATTTTATCAATGAGAACAATACCATTATTGTCGCTCATTCTTTAAATGATAAATTAAGGTATTTACGCAATATCATTTTGTTTGTTGCCATATTAGAAATCCTTAGAATGATAAAAATTCTCCTGAAAGGTAACAAAGCCCATAAAAAGGTTTTAAAGCCAATAAAGGATATTACAGAAACAGCAGAAATTATTTCAGCACAAAACTTAGGAGAAAGAATAAATGTTGTGGGAACGAAAAACGAACTTAAAGATTTGGCAAAGACCATTAATATTATGATGGACCGCATTGAGTCGTCTTATAATAGTCAACAAGAATTTGTATCTGACGCATCTCATGAACTTAGGACCCCAATAGCTGTTATACAGGGGTATGCTAATTTGTTAAACCGATGGGGAAAAAAGGACAAAGATGTATTAGAAGAATCCATACTGGCAATAAAAAATGAAACGGATCATATGCAAGATTTAGTAGAAAAACTATTATTTTTAGCAAGACACGATAAGAAAACCTTGAAATTAGATAAGAGTTTTTTTGAATTAAAGCCTATGCTTGAAGAAATGATAAAAGAAACTAAAATGTTAACTCAAAACCATAGTATTGAAAGTACTATAGATTGTACACCTATTATCTATGGAGATAAGCAAGGCATAAAACAAGCCATTAGAGTTTTTGTAGACAATGCTATCAAATATACACAAGAAGATGGTAAAATTATGATTAATTGTACTAGAGTTAAAGAGGAATGTATTATTGAGATAGTTGATAACGGTGTAGGTATATCTAAAAAAGATTTAAAAAAAGTATTCAATCGTTTTTACCGAGTAGATGCTTCAAGAAAAATCAATAAGACAGGACATGGTTTAGGTTTAGCCATTGCTAGATTAATAATTGTAGGGCATAATGGCAAAATAAAAGTAAAATCAAAACTAGGAGAAGGATCAACTTTTTCCATACATTTAAAAGTAGAAAAATGGACTTAA
- a CDS encoding response regulator transcription factor, with protein sequence MAKILVIEDESKIARFIELELKYEGYDVDIANDGREGLEKALAQESDLIILDLMLPELSGIEVCRRIRQTSDIPIIMLTAKDDVSDKVMGLDIGADDYMTKPFAIEELLARIRVALGRKKQEDTMSNCEDILQSGLLIMNRKEYKVSYDQEDITLTKKEFDLLEYMMNNEKIVLTRDTLLDKVWGYEYMGDTNIIDVYIRYLRSKIDQKYNKKFIHTVRGVGYLFKNEEKE encoded by the coding sequence ATGGCAAAGATATTAGTCATTGAAGATGAAAGTAAAATAGCCAGATTTATTGAATTAGAATTAAAATACGAAGGATATGACGTAGACATTGCTAATGATGGCAGAGAAGGACTGGAAAAAGCCTTAGCTCAAGAAAGTGATTTGATTATACTGGATCTAATGTTACCCGAATTAAGTGGTATAGAAGTCTGTAGAAGAATACGCCAAACTTCAGATATTCCAATTATTATGTTGACAGCAAAAGATGATGTATCTGATAAAGTCATGGGATTAGATATTGGTGCAGATGACTATATGACAAAACCTTTTGCAATTGAAGAATTATTAGCAAGAATAAGGGTTGCTCTTGGTAGAAAAAAACAAGAAGATACAATGAGCAATTGTGAAGATATTTTGCAATCCGGTTTATTAATAATGAATAGAAAAGAATACAAAGTCTCTTATGACCAAGAAGACATTACACTAACGAAAAAGGAATTTGACCTGCTTGAATATATGATGAATAATGAAAAAATTGTATTAACAAGAGATACCTTGCTAGATAAAGTGTGGGGCTATGAATATATGGGTGATACCAATATTATAGATGTATACATACGTTATTTAAGAAGTAAAATAGATCAAAAATATAATAAAAAGTTTATTCATACCGTAAGAGGAGTGGGGTATTTATTTAAAAATGAAGAAAAAGAATAA